In Gordonia phthalatica, one genomic interval encodes:
- a CDS encoding oxidoreductase, whose translation MSGWSPDRIPDQHGRRFVITGANSGLGAETAAVLAARGARVTLACRNLEKAAVVADRIGSAATVAHLDLADLSSVREFAGTVDAVDVLINNAGVMALPLRRTADGFEMQMGTNHLGHFALTGLLLPKLTERVVTLSSLAHLGGSVRVDDLNWERRRYNRWAAYGDSKLANLVFAQELARRITAAGSSLRSVVAHPGYAATELMGHSETPVDYLMKAGALLRVGQPADQGALPSLYAATADVPNGSYWGPSLVLRGGPSPARYRSIVDDQSVRDKLWAVSEKLTGVTVDVPA comes from the coding sequence ATGAGTGGATGGTCGCCCGACCGCATTCCCGACCAGCACGGTCGCCGGTTCGTGATCACCGGTGCCAACAGCGGCCTCGGCGCCGAGACGGCCGCCGTCCTCGCCGCGCGCGGTGCCCGGGTGACCCTCGCGTGCCGGAACCTCGAGAAGGCGGCCGTCGTCGCCGATCGGATCGGTTCGGCCGCCACCGTCGCCCACCTGGATCTGGCGGACCTCTCTTCGGTCCGCGAGTTCGCCGGCACCGTCGACGCCGTGGACGTCCTCATCAACAACGCCGGCGTGATGGCGCTGCCGTTGCGGCGGACCGCCGACGGCTTCGAGATGCAGATGGGCACCAACCATCTCGGGCACTTCGCGCTCACCGGGCTGCTGCTGCCGAAGCTGACCGAGCGGGTGGTGACGCTCTCGTCGCTGGCGCACCTGGGTGGCAGCGTCCGCGTCGACGACCTGAACTGGGAACGGCGACGCTACAACCGGTGGGCCGCCTACGGGGACTCGAAGCTCGCCAACCTGGTCTTCGCGCAAGAGTTGGCGCGTCGGATCACGGCCGCCGGTTCGAGCCTGCGGTCGGTCGTCGCCCACCCCGGCTACGCCGCGACCGAACTGATGGGTCACTCGGAGACGCCGGTCGACTATCTGATGAAGGCCGGTGCGCTGCTTCGCGTCGGGCAGCCCGCCGACCAGGGGGCGCTGCCGTCGCTGTACGCCGCGACCGCGGACGTTCCCAACGGCAGTTACTGGGGACCGAGCCTGGTGCTGCGCGGCGGGCCGTCTCCGGCGCGCTACCGCTCGATCGTCGACGACCAGTCGGTCCGCGACAAGCTGTGGGCGGTGTCGGAGAAGCTGACCGGCGTCACCGTCGACGTGCCCGCCTGA
- a CDS encoding zinc-binding dehydrogenase has translation MKAVVCHEGSLDVQEVQMPEPGPGHVLIKVLRAGICGSDLHARVHGDVAADIGQKVGYDNFMRPSQSVVMGHEFVGEVVSYGPKCRKRWKPGTSVVALPIIRHDDEVEMVGLSAQAPGAYAEYMVVQEDLAMPVPEGLRPELAALTEPLAVAHHAVRRGDVSKRDVAVVVGCGPIGLAVILMLKAVGVKTVVASDLSALRRDLARECGADIVVDPAVDSPWDVTPAQDKYFTRVGDLFSVAFDAMHALQFVPGVPWWSLMGVADKLALTPSGPVVFECVGVPGMIDDLVTGAPFRSRVVVVGVCMEPDTFQPAMAGNKEIDLRFVFGYDPAEFRNTLHMIARGKVRPEPLLTGTVGLGGTAAAFDALGSAQHHAKVLIDPQSDVVEV, from the coding sequence ATGAAAGCTGTGGTGTGTCACGAGGGTTCGCTCGACGTCCAGGAAGTCCAGATGCCGGAGCCGGGACCCGGCCATGTCCTGATCAAGGTGCTGCGCGCCGGGATCTGCGGCTCCGACCTGCATGCACGCGTGCACGGCGATGTCGCCGCCGACATCGGGCAGAAGGTCGGCTACGACAACTTCATGCGACCGTCGCAGAGCGTGGTGATGGGGCACGAGTTCGTCGGCGAGGTGGTCTCGTACGGTCCCAAGTGCCGTAAGCGCTGGAAGCCGGGGACCTCGGTGGTGGCTCTGCCGATCATCCGCCACGACGACGAGGTGGAGATGGTGGGCCTGTCCGCGCAGGCTCCCGGCGCCTACGCCGAGTACATGGTGGTCCAGGAGGACCTCGCGATGCCGGTCCCGGAGGGGCTCCGTCCTGAACTCGCCGCCCTGACCGAGCCGCTCGCCGTCGCCCATCATGCGGTGCGACGCGGCGACGTGAGCAAGCGCGACGTCGCGGTGGTCGTGGGCTGCGGGCCGATCGGCCTCGCGGTGATCCTCATGCTCAAGGCCGTGGGCGTGAAGACGGTCGTCGCGAGCGACCTGTCGGCGCTGCGGCGCGACCTGGCCCGCGAGTGCGGCGCCGACATCGTCGTCGACCCAGCGGTCGACAGCCCGTGGGATGTGACACCCGCGCAGGACAAGTACTTCACCCGCGTCGGCGACCTGTTCTCGGTGGCCTTCGACGCCATGCACGCTCTGCAGTTCGTCCCGGGCGTCCCGTGGTGGTCGCTGATGGGCGTCGCGGACAAGTTGGCGCTGACCCCGAGCGGCCCCGTGGTCTTCGAATGCGTCGGCGTGCCCGGCATGATCGACGACCTGGTGACCGGCGCGCCGTTCCGGTCGCGCGTGGTGGTGGTCGGCGTGTGCATGGAGCCCGACACCTTCCAGCCGGCGATGGCGGGCAACAAGGAGATCGACCTGCGGTTCGTCTTCGGCTACGACCCGGCGGAGTTCCGCAACACGCTGCACATGATCGCCCGCGGCAAGGTGCGGCCCGAGCCGCTGCTGACCGGGACCGTGGGCCTGGGCGGCACGGCGGCGGCCTTCGACGCGCTGGGCTCGGCGCAGCACCACGCCAAGGTGCTCATCGACCCGCAGAGCGACGTCGTGGAGGTGTGA
- a CDS encoding adenylate/guanylate cyclase domain-containing protein produces the protein MICLRTETRAELHRFADWVDRRLKVAYFGGRLVDGGSERLASEWRDMDVALRRGIVARALMLGGTIVGGAKILISIETFVAVMLAFSGGELTLHAGNGDPGMIAVILSTIVGLVVSIVISLLFLRPQMDWFVTGDVADDERRRKIQVIPMRVAQADVCGWLAAYVVYVILSGAAQTFLLAMLVAFLFAAVTSACLNYMFIESAVRPLVVLALGGRAMADVMHGVRERMLVIWVVSSAVPMLGMLSIIVGRAMNIVPGVLDDHFDWPIAFLAFIALASGGRVVGLVGRAFRDPLTEMTEVVKAAGEGDLTRRVAVYDSSEIGVLQDGFNSMLEGLEERDRMREIFSRHVGVGVADLALEHGGELVGANSDVAVIFVDITGSTSFAAHRDPRETAVVLNAFFSIVAEVVEQHGGFINKFEGDAALMIFGAPAPLDNAAQSALAAARALGEALGEKLPLEWGMGVSYGQVFAGNIGARTRYEYTVIGDPVNESARLSDRAKEGHSPILASGQTVDAADADETARWRRVDRITLRGRPEATEVFAPRELLVPAQPPSLGSVLSELVKFGKPRERTARSAPKEH, from the coding sequence GTGATCTGTTTGCGTACTGAGACACGCGCGGAACTCCACCGTTTCGCGGACTGGGTGGATCGCCGGCTGAAGGTCGCCTATTTCGGCGGCCGACTGGTCGACGGCGGCAGTGAACGTCTCGCCTCGGAGTGGCGCGACATGGACGTGGCTCTGCGCCGCGGGATCGTCGCCCGGGCGTTGATGCTCGGCGGCACGATCGTCGGCGGCGCCAAGATCCTGATCAGCATCGAGACCTTCGTCGCGGTGATGCTCGCGTTCAGCGGGGGCGAGCTCACCCTCCACGCGGGCAACGGCGACCCCGGCATGATCGCGGTGATCCTCTCGACCATCGTCGGTCTGGTGGTCAGCATCGTCATCTCGCTGCTGTTCCTGCGGCCGCAGATGGACTGGTTCGTGACCGGCGACGTCGCCGACGACGAACGCCGCCGCAAGATCCAAGTGATACCGATGCGGGTGGCGCAGGCCGACGTCTGCGGCTGGCTCGCCGCCTACGTCGTGTACGTGATCCTCTCCGGAGCGGCCCAGACCTTTCTGCTGGCGATGCTCGTCGCCTTCCTGTTCGCCGCCGTCACCTCCGCGTGCCTGAACTACATGTTCATCGAGAGCGCCGTCCGGCCGCTGGTGGTCCTGGCGCTCGGCGGCCGTGCGATGGCCGACGTGATGCACGGCGTCCGCGAACGGATGCTCGTGATCTGGGTGGTGTCGTCGGCGGTGCCGATGCTCGGCATGCTCTCGATCATCGTCGGCCGCGCCATGAACATCGTGCCGGGCGTGCTCGACGACCACTTCGACTGGCCGATCGCCTTCCTCGCGTTCATCGCGCTGGCCTCCGGCGGCCGCGTGGTGGGGCTGGTGGGCCGTGCGTTCCGTGATCCGCTCACCGAGATGACCGAGGTCGTCAAAGCTGCCGGCGAGGGCGACCTGACCCGCCGCGTCGCGGTGTACGACTCGTCGGAGATCGGTGTCCTGCAGGACGGTTTCAACAGCATGCTCGAGGGTCTGGAGGAACGCGACCGCATGCGCGAGATCTTCTCCCGTCACGTCGGCGTCGGCGTCGCCGACCTGGCCCTGGAGCACGGCGGGGAACTCGTCGGAGCCAACTCCGACGTGGCCGTCATCTTCGTCGACATCACCGGTTCGACGTCGTTCGCGGCGCACCGCGACCCGCGGGAGACGGCGGTGGTCCTGAACGCCTTCTTCTCGATCGTCGCCGAGGTGGTGGAGCAGCACGGCGGCTTCATCAACAAGTTCGAGGGCGACGCCGCACTGATGATCTTCGGTGCGCCCGCACCCCTGGACAACGCAGCCCAGTCCGCGTTGGCCGCGGCCCGAGCCCTGGGCGAGGCGCTCGGCGAGAAGCTGCCCCTGGAGTGGGGGATGGGCGTCTCGTACGGGCAGGTCTTCGCAGGCAACATCGGTGCACGGACCCGCTACGAGTACACCGTCATCGGTGATCCGGTCAACGAGAGCGCCCGCCTGTCCGACCGGGCCAAGGAGGGGCACTCGCCGATCCTCGCCAGCGGGCAGACGGTCGACGCGGCTGATGCCGATGAGACGGCGCGGTGGCGTCGCGTCGACCGGATCACCCTCCGCGGACGGCCGGAGGCCACCGAGGTCTTCGCGCCGCGCGAACTCCTGGTCCCGGCCCAGCCGCCGTCGCTGGGTAGTGTGCTCTCCGAACTGGTGAAGTTCGGCAAGCCACGAGAGCGGACCGCGCGGTCCGCACCGAAGGAGCACTGA
- a CDS encoding potassium transporter Kup — protein MSSDISATPTVAHPLRAALVVGALGVVFGDLGTSPIYTVQTVFDPHDPHPIAPTVDNVYGVVSLIFWSVMIIVTVTYVLLAMRADNDGEGGILALMTLLKRWITEINPRVFGILAGLGVLGAALFLGDSIITPAISVLSAVEGLKVVDPALHSWVVPLTAAIVFVLFLAQKFGSGRVGRFFGPVMVLWFAVISILGIRGITTEPGILRALSPMYAFTFVTGHFHIAFFALAAVVLAVTGAEALYADMGHFGRQPISVAWLFIVAPALTLCYLGQGALVVHDPSNLSAPFFLLSPDWAQIPLVVLTTMATVIAAQAVISGAFSVAAQAAQLGYMPRLRLVHTSDRQYGQVYVPWLNWFLMVSVITLVFAFRSSDALAYAYGMAVTGTIAITTVLFFVVARHRWHAPWWALVPSALILLTVDLLFFGANITKFVHGAWLPMVMALAAFIVMTTWRRGRLFVGARRSTLEGPLPDFLVSLRSRQGIETVDGTAVFLNRDPKSAPLAFRSNVEHNRVRHRHVLIVAVQVATVPRIDDADRFVKRDLGDDNPGIDGLTIRFGYAESPDIPATLARYRDLPAGVDLDGATYFLSTVEMRLSDEPGLPTWRKRVFLASSHVASDASDHFSLPREQLVVLGARIPV, from the coding sequence ATGTCCTCAGACATCAGTGCGACGCCGACGGTCGCGCACCCGCTCCGCGCGGCCCTCGTCGTCGGCGCCCTCGGCGTGGTCTTCGGCGACCTCGGCACCAGCCCGATCTACACCGTCCAGACGGTCTTCGATCCGCACGACCCCCACCCGATCGCCCCGACGGTCGACAACGTGTACGGCGTCGTCTCTCTGATCTTCTGGTCGGTGATGATCATCGTGACCGTCACCTATGTCCTCCTCGCGATGCGCGCCGACAACGACGGCGAGGGCGGCATCCTCGCGCTGATGACCCTTCTGAAGCGGTGGATCACCGAGATCAACCCACGCGTGTTCGGCATCCTCGCCGGGCTCGGAGTCCTCGGCGCCGCCCTGTTCCTGGGCGACAGCATCATCACCCCGGCTATTTCCGTCCTCTCCGCCGTCGAGGGTCTGAAGGTGGTCGATCCGGCGCTGCACTCGTGGGTGGTGCCGCTGACTGCGGCCATCGTGTTCGTCCTGTTCCTGGCGCAGAAGTTCGGCAGTGGCCGGGTGGGCCGGTTCTTCGGTCCGGTGATGGTGCTGTGGTTCGCGGTGATCAGCATCCTCGGGATCCGCGGGATCACCACCGAGCCGGGGATTCTGCGCGCACTGTCACCGATGTACGCGTTCACGTTCGTGACGGGCCATTTCCACATCGCGTTCTTCGCGCTCGCGGCGGTCGTGCTGGCGGTGACCGGCGCCGAAGCCCTGTACGCCGACATGGGCCACTTCGGTCGACAGCCGATCTCGGTCGCATGGCTGTTCATCGTCGCGCCGGCGCTGACGCTCTGCTACCTCGGGCAGGGTGCGCTGGTGGTGCACGACCCGTCGAACCTCAGCGCCCCGTTCTTCCTTCTCAGCCCGGATTGGGCGCAGATCCCGCTCGTCGTGCTGACCACGATGGCGACGGTCATCGCCGCGCAGGCCGTCATCTCGGGAGCGTTCTCGGTCGCGGCGCAGGCGGCGCAGCTCGGCTACATGCCGCGCCTACGGCTGGTCCACACGTCCGACCGCCAGTACGGGCAGGTGTACGTGCCGTGGCTCAACTGGTTCCTGATGGTCTCGGTCATCACCCTGGTCTTCGCGTTCCGCAGCTCCGACGCCCTCGCGTACGCCTACGGCATGGCGGTCACCGGCACCATCGCCATCACCACGGTCCTGTTCTTCGTCGTCGCGCGGCACCGCTGGCACGCCCCGTGGTGGGCGCTGGTGCCGAGCGCTCTGATCCTGCTGACCGTCGACCTGCTGTTCTTCGGCGCCAACATCACCAAGTTCGTGCACGGCGCGTGGCTGCCGATGGTGATGGCGCTCGCCGCGTTCATCGTCATGACGACCTGGCGTCGAGGGCGACTGTTCGTCGGCGCGCGGCGCAGCACGCTCGAGGGTCCGCTCCCCGATTTCCTCGTCTCTCTCCGGTCCAGGCAGGGCATCGAGACCGTCGACGGCACGGCCGTGTTCCTCAACCGCGACCCGAAGTCGGCACCGCTGGCGTTCCGCTCCAATGTGGAGCACAACCGGGTCCGCCATCGTCACGTGCTGATCGTCGCCGTTCAAGTGGCGACCGTTCCGCGGATCGACGACGCCGACCGCTTCGTGAAGCGCGATCTCGGCGACGACAACCCCGGCATCGACGGTCTCACCATCCGGTTCGGTTACGCCGAGTCGCCCGACATCCCCGCGACTCTCGCCCGCTACCGCGACCTGCCCGCCGGCGTCGACCTCGACGGCGCCACCTATTTCCTCTCGACCGTGGAGATGCGCCTGAGCGACGAGCCCGGCCTGCCCACCTGGCGCAAGCGGGTGTTCCTCGCGAGCAGCCACGTGGCGTCCGACGCCAGCGACCACTTCAGCCTGCCGCGGGAGCAGCTCGTCGTACTCGGCGCGCGGATCCCGGTGTGA
- a CDS encoding ABC transporter six-transmembrane domain-containing protein: MWSTFGGHRALIGTSVLMMAAEAVGAVFAPFLIGLAIDDYLDGSYRGLITLGIVGLATAALATVRRLLDVRRYARIYEQLSADSYSADADLSTKSARLNMLREALDFVEHGLPMIVAAVGAFIGTLVFLAALSFPIFLAALAMAVVILLVYAMSTRRTLRLNRKLNDEFEHQVEVLQLDDRPKIRKHISMLNVWQIKLSDLDASNLAVALVLTVVLQIFAAIVAAKAGMDDGARLAVMLYVFEFAAVSEMLPEAWQEYLGARDIVRRLEGLPAEA, from the coding sequence ATGTGGTCAACATTCGGCGGACACCGCGCGCTGATCGGCACGTCGGTGCTCATGATGGCCGCCGAGGCGGTCGGCGCCGTCTTCGCTCCGTTTCTGATCGGCCTCGCGATCGACGACTACCTCGACGGCTCATACCGCGGGTTGATCACCCTCGGCATCGTCGGCCTCGCGACCGCCGCGCTCGCGACGGTTCGACGTCTGCTCGACGTCCGCCGGTACGCGCGGATCTACGAGCAGTTGAGCGCTGACAGCTACTCGGCCGACGCCGATCTCTCGACCAAGTCCGCCCGGCTGAACATGCTCCGCGAGGCTCTCGACTTCGTCGAGCACGGCCTTCCCATGATCGTCGCCGCGGTCGGTGCCTTCATCGGAACGCTGGTCTTCCTCGCCGCATTGAGCTTCCCGATCTTCCTCGCAGCCCTCGCGATGGCGGTCGTGATCCTGCTGGTCTACGCGATGTCCACCCGACGAACCCTGCGACTGAACCGGAAGCTCAACGACGAGTTCGAGCACCAGGTGGAGGTCCTGCAACTCGACGACCGCCCCAAGATCCGCAAGCACATCTCGATGCTGAACGTCTGGCAGATCAAACTGTCCGACCTCGACGCCTCCAACCTCGCCGTCGCCCTCGTACTGACCGTCGTGCTGCAGATCTTCGCCGCGATCGTCGCCGCGAAGGCCGGCATGGACGACGGCGCCCGCCTGGCGGTGATGCTGTACGTCTTCGAGTTCGCCGCCGTCTCCGAGATGCTTCCGGAGGCCTGGCAGGAATACCTCGGCGCCCGCGACATCGTCCGCCGCCTCGAGGGCCTGCCCGCGGAGGCGTAG
- a CDS encoding YceI family protein produces the protein MTAATLVPTELTAGTWNIDPVHSTIGFSVRHLMVSKVRGTFDTFSGAIEIAEDGTPSVKAEIDVTSINTRNEQRDGHIKSADFFDAEKFPTATFVSTGVVAKGDDYELTGDFTLKGITKPVTLKMEFNGVNPGMGHGPVAGFEATTVINRKDFGIDIEMPLETGGTVVGDKISLTFEIEAGLAA, from the coding sequence ATGACTGCAGCAACCCTCGTCCCCACCGAGCTGACCGCCGGCACCTGGAACATCGATCCGGTCCACTCGACCATCGGCTTCTCGGTCCGTCACCTCATGGTCTCGAAGGTCCGCGGCACGTTCGACACCTTCTCGGGCGCCATCGAGATCGCCGAGGACGGCACCCCCTCGGTGAAGGCCGAGATCGACGTGACCTCGATCAACACCCGCAACGAGCAGCGTGACGGCCACATCAAGTCGGCCGACTTCTTCGACGCCGAGAAGTTCCCGACCGCCACCTTCGTCTCGACCGGCGTCGTCGCCAAGGGCGACGACTACGAGCTCACCGGCGACTTCACCCTCAAGGGCATCACCAAGCCGGTGACCCTGAAGATGGAGTTCAACGGCGTCAACCCGGGCATGGGCCACGGCCCCGTCGCCGGCTTCGAGGCCACCACCGTCATCAACCGCAAGGACTTCGGCATCGACATCGAGATGCCCCTCGAGACCGGCGGCACCGTGGTCGGCGACAAGATCTCGCTGACCTTCGAGATCGAAGCGGGTCTCGCAGCCTGA